In the genome of Aedes aegypti strain LVP_AGWG chromosome 2, AaegL5.0 Primary Assembly, whole genome shotgun sequence, the window GACGAATTGCATGTGGAGAATTGGATACTTTTTGCTGTTATTCGAGATTTTGTGCCTATTTCTTCATCAGCGACTTCACTTTTTTGACATACTTATTGATGAACGGTGTATTGGATTTTTTATTCACCGAAGTTGTGTCGCTTGTCGAAGCAAACGAATTCAACGAAGAGTTCGTCGATAGTACGTCATCTTCAGGTGGAGCTTTGTCTGCGATGTCATGCTTGCTACGTGGAGTGCTATCTACAGTGATAGTTTCGTTTTCACAGGGTTGTTCGCCGCATGATTCAGGAGATGCTGTGTCCATTCGAGGATCTGGAGTTTCTGCAGGCTCCGCGACGGTTTCAACAAATCGAGGGTTGAAGCAAATGTTTCCCATAACTTTTAATGGAGATTGTGGTTCAATGGAGTTGTCTTCAGATGCAAGGTTTTCCATGCTTTGGGTGTTGTCGAGAAAATCCGTAAGATTTCGATCGTCGTCAAATAAATCATCCATGCTGCGAGATCTACGATTTTTGGTTTTTATGGATTCCTCGGTTGATTTGACCGGTTCAGCCGCAGAATCCGTCGAAGTGGTATCCGGAATTTTTGCATCCGTATGATCTTGTCCTTCAGAAGGTTTTCTGTCCTCTCGTAGCAGTCCCTCATAGCTATGGCAGCGGTTTTCAATTTTAGGCGGAAGAGGAGGGCGCTGTGCAGTAGCATTCAATCCAGCCGCAGAACTCCTCCGCATTTCCGAAGCACGGATATTCCTCGCCATGCCACCTCCTAGAGATGATATCTTAGAGCTTGGGAAGCGTGAAGTTCGCCCAGTCGTTGCGTAGCTTCCTGTGCCACTCAGTAACTGACGAGCTGGACTTGAAGACTTACGATAACGATTTGCCAAGCTGGAGTAATAGCGCGGTTGGTTCAGTGAGGAATTCGATCCACTACTCGGTTGTTGGGACTGCGAGTGGCCAGTAGAACCCACTGAAGGAGTATCTAGTCATTCGTAGTTACGGTTTTCCTTATCACTGCTTTTACCAGAATCGTTGCTGTGCATTCGCTGATAAATAGTTGGTGTTGTTGGCGTTGAATCGCCGCCTGGTCGGTTCAGCAGGTTACGGAAGTGATCCGTTGAACTGCAACGAGTGTTGGTTTCGGCACGCATGAACCTGTGATAAATGaattaatatattaaaaaaGTGTTTCCAAATAAATCATAAGAAATTGTGGTTCGATTTATTAACTCAATTAATGAACAAAAAATGACAATGGACCATATGCATGATGAAAATACGCGATTACAGATGATTTGTATACAATGCATTACAATTGAAAACGAATACCTAGTTCAGAGTACAAATCAAATGTACATAATataaattattttcataatgCGAGTATGTCTTTTACAttaatttttaaagatttcgaCCTTGAATCTAGGCTATAGGAAACCAGCGTAAGTAGAATAAGAACGAAAATATCGTTGAGTAATATTTTCCTGATGACACATTTGTGGTTTGTATACCATGATTGTTGGGGATAAGTTCTATAtattaacttttcaaaaaattgcttgaaatgACATTCTGTGCCCCATGGTATTCATATCACGCATGTGTGCAACATATCAGACTAGATGAGTCGTAATTGGTAATCaaagaacactcgcctctcacggaTGTCAGGCGCCACCCATAGTGGTACTCATCACGCTTACTGCTGGGCTCATCGTTGATCCAACGGTGGGTGTCCCactattttagtttttttttcacacaacATACCAACAACCGGAATACAGTCTTCCCGAAATGTGATACTCTGAACACAAACACATGGAGATGAGAtcagctaaatagttttttttttttttttgcgagagCTGACGGCAGTACTAGTGATGAGTGGTTGGTTAGCGCTAGTGTGAACTGGTAGTGATAGCGAGATTTGGTAGTataaaacacacacacacagtgGACAGTTCTAACGCTTGTCTTGGTCATCGTGAGATCATGCTCTCTTGACTATAGTTTTTAGGTCGTGGAAAACCggttatggaaatttttttaataGCTCGATCTTTGCGACGATGCGCTAGAGCGACCATTACGGCTAAGAGTATTCCGTATGTACCTGCGGGCGAGGAAGAGAAATGCGAAGAA includes:
- the LOC110676092 gene encoding uncharacterized protein LOC110676092 gives rise to the protein MARNIRASEMRRSSAAGLNATAQRPPLPPKIENRCHSYEGLLREDRKPSEGQDHTDAKIPDTTSTDSAAEPVKSTEESIKTKNRRSRSMDDLFDDDRNLTDFLDNTQSMENLASEDNSIEPQSPLKVMGNICFNPRFVETVAEPAETPDPRMDTASPESCGEQPCENETITVDSTPRSKHDIADKAPPEDDVLSTNSSLNSFASTSDTTSVNKKSNTPFINKYVKKVKSLMKK